The region GGGCCAGAAGGTCACCCAATGAGCGTTCTTCCCCCTGAAGGCCGGCCCGTGAAACCCCGGGTCGGCCTGTTCGTCACCTGCCTGGTCGACCTGATGCGCCCCTCCGTGGGCTTCGCCGCCGTCAAGCTCCTGGAAGAGGCCGGCTGCGCCGTCGACGTGCCCGTCCAGACCTGCTGCGGCCAGCCCGCCTACAATTCGGGCGACCGCGGCACGACGCGGGATCTTGCCATGCAGGTGATCGAGGCCTTCCACGACTACGATTACGTGGTCGCCCCCTCGGGCTCCTGCGCCGGAACCCTCAAGGCCCACTATCCTGAACTCTTCGAGGAAGATCCGAACTGGCGCGCCAAGGCCGATGCGCTGGCGGCCAAGACCTACGAGCTGACGAGCTTCCTGGTCGACGTGCTCGGGGTCACGAGGGTCGAGGCCTCGTTCGACGGAACTGTGACCTACCACGATTCCTGCTCGGGCCTCCGGGAACTGGGCGTCAAGACCCAGCCGCGCCGGCTTCTTTCCAGCGTCGAGGGCCTGACCCTCGTCGAGATGAAGGACAGCGACGTCTGCTGCGGCTTCGGCGGCACCTTCGCGGTCAAGTACAGCGACATCTCGGGCGCGATCGTCGATGCCAAGGCCAGGAACATCGAGGAAGCCCACGCGCCGACCCTACTCGCGGGCGATCTCGGCTGCCTCATGAACATGGCCGGCAAGCTCACCCGCGACGGCAAGCCGATCCAGGTCCGCCACGTGGCGGAGGTTCTGGCCGGCATGACGGACGAACCGGCGATCGGTGTCGCCAAACCTGCGGCCGCCAAGTAAAAGTCGATCATGACCGTTCATTCCACGTCTCCCCAATTCAAGCAGAATGCCGCACGGGCGCTGAGCGACGACCAGCTGCAGAAGGCGCTCGGCAACGTGAAGCAGGGCTTCATCGACAAGCGGAAAGCGGCCGCAGACAAGCTGCCGGAATTCGAGGCGCTGCGGGATGCGGCGCGGGATATCAAGAACCACACCCTGGAGCATCTCGACCTCTACCTCGAAGCCTACGAGGAGAAGGTGAAGGCCTCCGGCGGGCACGTGCATTTCGCCCGCAACGCCGATGAGGCCCGCGACATCATCCTGACCATCTGCCGCGAGGCCGGCGCCAGGACGGTGACGAAGGGCAAGTCCATGATCTCGGAGGAGATCGGGATCAACCATCACCTGGAGGCGAACGGCATCCGGCCCGTCGAGACCGATCTCGGCGAGTACATCATCCAACTCCGCAACGAGCTGCCGAGCCACATCATCGCGCCCGCCGTCCACCTCAACGCCACCCAGGTCGAGGAGGATTTCCGGCGCGTCCACACGCATCTCGACGCCAAGCGCGATCTCTCGGAGCCCGTCCAGCTTCTCACCGAGGCGCGCGCCGTCCTGCGCGAGCGCTTCCTCGCGGCCGACGTGGGCATCACCGGGGCCAATTTCCTGGTGGCCGAGACCGGCACGTCGATCATCGTGACGAACGAGGGCAACGGCGATCTCACGCAGATCCTGCCGAAGACCCATATCGTGCTCGCATCGCTGGAAAAGCTCGTTCCGACGCTCGAGGACGTGAGCCAGCTCCTGCGCGTCCTCGCTCGCTCGGCGACTGGCCAGGAGATGTCGGTCTACACCACCTTCTCCACGGGCCCGCGCCGCAGCACCGATGCGGACGGGCCTGAGAACTACCATGTGGTTCTCATCGACAACGGCCGCTCCTCCATGCTCGGCACGAGCTTCGAGGAGATGCTGCGCTGCATCCGCTGCGGCGCCTGCATGAACCATTGCCCGGTCTATCACGCGGTCGGCGGACACGCCTATGGCTGGGTCTATCCGGGGCCCATGGGCGCGGTGCTCACGCCGTCCCTCATCGGCGTCGACAAGGCGGGCCACCTGCCCAACGCCTCCACCTTCTGCGGGCGTTGCGAGAGCGTGTGCCCGGTGCGCATCCCCCTGCCCAAGCTCATGCGCCACTGGCGCGAGCGCGAGTTCGAGCGGCACCTGACGCCGGCGACCGTGCGGTCGGGCCTCCAATTCTGGGGCTTCTTCGCCAAGCGCCCCGCCCTCTATCGGTTCGCGACCCGCGTCGCCATGGGGGCGCTTTCTCTCGCGGGCCGTCAGCGCGGACGCTTCTCCTGGCTGCCCATGGCCAAGGGTTGGACCAAGTACCGCGACTTCCCCGCGCCGCAGGGCGAGACCTTCCAACAGCGCTGGAAGCGCGAGCGCAAGGGAGCCGCCGCATGAGCGCCCGCGACGACATCTTCGCCAATATCCGCCGCTCCCTCGGCGTCAACGGCACGGAGAAGATCCGCCACCAGATCGTGGCGGACCGCCTGGAACGCTCGCCCAAGGGCGTCATTCCCCAGCGCGGGCAGGTCTCCGGCGAGGAGCGGATCGCGCTCTTCAAGACCATGGTCGAGATCTCGCTCGCCACGGTGACGGAAGTCGCCTCCCCGGCGGAGGTGCCGCAATCCATCGCGCTCTTCCTGCGGAACCACAACCTGCCCGCCACCCTGCGCATGGGCGACGATCCGCGCCTTCAGGCCATGCCGTGGTCGGAGACCGCGCTCGACATCGCCCATGGGCCGAGCGGGGGCCGGGACCTCAACGCGGTGAGCCACGCCTTCGGGGCCATCGCCGAATCCGGCACGCTCGCCATGGTGTCGGGGCACGAGAACCCCTCTACTCTCAACTTCCTGCCCGACAACCACATCATCGTGGTCTCGGCCAAGGACATCGCGGGCGATTACGAAACCGTCTGGAACCGGGTGCGCTTCGCCTACGGCAAGGGCGCCATGCCCCGCACGGTGAACTTCATCACAGGCCCGTCCCGCTCCGGCGACATCGAACAGACCCTGCTGCTCGGCGCCCACGGGCCCCGTCGGCTGCATGTCGTGGTGGTACGGAATTGAAGGCAAGCTCGAACGATGAACGATAGGCTCCCTCTGCCGGGCGGGAGAGGGAGGAGCCGCTTTCAGCGATTCAATGGCGCGCCAGGAGATGGCTGACCAATTGGTGCGCCTCTTTGACGAGCGACAGGAGGGTCCCGGAGTTCCGGGTGGAGCCGAAGTCCAGGCCCGCGAAATAGAGGCCGGGCTGCGCCGTGACACCCTCCTCGTGCGCCGGCTGGCCGCGTGCGTCGAGCACACCCGGCACCCGCACCCATTCGAAGTCCCCCTCGAACCCGGTGCACCAGATCAGCGCAGCAATGCCGTCCTCTGCCGGATCGAGTGAGAGGATGGGCGGATCCGGGAGGCTCGGGGCGACCGTCTCGGCAGGATCGTCGTCCGCCGCAGGCGCATCGATGCCGTTGGCTGCGATGTAGGCGTCGATGGAGCGCTTGACTCTCGCCGACACCTCGTCCCCGAAGCGGACATTCTCCGCGAGATCGCCCGCGAAGGTCAGGCATCCGTCCTCGATCCCAACCAGGCGCCCGAGAAGAACGACTCCCTGTGCACTGAGCGATTGCAGGCTGAGGGTGCGGCCGGCACCGAGGAGCGGCCGTCCCATGATATAGCCCGAAGAATCGACGAAGTCCTTGCGCGGGACATCGAAGAGGCCGCTGCGCGTAAACCAGAAGACGATATCGTAACCCCGGTAGCGGCGCGCCCCACGCCCGACCCGGCCCGTGGCGAGGAAGACCCTGCGACCGGCCTGCACAAGGTCCTCGGCGATCTGGCCGCCGCATTGTGCGCTGCCGACGACCAAGACGGCGCCCGCCGGAAGCGATGCAGGGTTTCGATAGTCCGACGCGTCGAGTTGCAGGAGGCCCGCGGGCAGGCCGGCGGCCACCTTCGGGCGACGCGGGCGGTTCAGGTTGCCGCTTGCGATCACGACATTGCGCGCCCATCGCGGGCCACGAGAGGTTTCGAGACGAAACCTCTCGTGGCCCCCATGGAAGGAGAGATCAGCGACAGGAGTCAGCGTTTCGACCGGCAAGCGGTTTCGCGCGGCAAAGTCCTCGAGGAGCGCAACGAACGCGTCGCGCGTCATGAATCCGTCCGGATCGGGACCGTCGTACTGGTCGCCGGGCATCATCGAGGCCCAGTTGGGGGTGTTCAGGCGAAAACTATCCCAGCGTTGCGTGCGCCAGGTCTCGCCGATCCGGCTTCGCTCCAGCACGCAATGCCGCAGTCCGGCTTGAGCCAGATAGTAGCTCACGCCGAGGCCGGCCCATCCGCCACCAACGACGGCAACGTCGAGGCAATCGGTATCGGAGGTCATCGAAACGTCCTCCCACAGGTACCGCTATCCCATAAGGACAGGATGATTGTCGCGTCGAAGGCGCCCCTCCCGCGACGCAGATGCATCATAACCTCCAGCGTTTCCGCTGCAAAGCTCGCCATGGGAAGCCGGCACGAAGCCGGACGATATCCAAGAGGCGCAGGTTAAGACCGGTGGTTCTTGATATCCAATGCCGCTTCGATGGCCGCCCTGTCGATGATCGACCAGACGCTCCTGATCCTGTCGCCCCGAAATTCATAGAAGACATTCTCGGTGAAGGAGACCCTCGTTCCATTCACGGGAAGGCCCAGGAACGTCCCCTTCGGCGTACAGTCGAAGCTCAATCGGCTCGCAATGCAGGGCGGATCGGAAACGAGTCTCTGAATGTGGAAGCGGAGATCGGGAATTTCTGAAAAGTCTCTCTCCAGCATCTCGCGATAGCCCGAGAGCCCCACCAGCCGATCATTGTAATGGACATCGTCATGAACGAACTGCTCCAGCTTCGGCCAGTCCTGCGCGTTCAGACAATCGATATAGGCTTGATAGATCTCGGAGAGTTCGGTTCGACTCACGGCGACGATCCTTGTGCTGACCAAGGCCTCCGGTGTGAAGTAGGACGATGGCGAATCCTGCCGTCAAGTCGATAGTGGCATCCCTACCTGCCCCCGGCACAGCACTCGATTCGACAAGCTCTCCAGCTCAGCCATAATCGCCCAGCATGAACGCCGTGATGCTTGGAGGCCCGGCATGTCCATCCCGACACTGATCTTTCGCACCATTCGCTGGTCGGCCTGGGGCGGCTGCCAAGCGGGCATGGAGCATGTGGACGTGCGGCCCGCCGATGGCGGACTTGCCATCTCGGGCGTCGTGATCGCCCAGGAAGAGGAGACCGAGTTCGGGCTCTCCTATCGCCTCAGGCTCGACGCCCTGTGGCGCACCAAGGACGTGATCCTCAGAACCACGGCCGGGCATGTGCTGCATCTGGAAAGCAACGGGCAAGGCTCCTGGCAGGAGAACGGCAAACTTCGACCTGACCTCCAGGGCTGCATCGACGTCGACATCCGGGCGACGCCGCTCACCAACACCCTGCCCATCCGGCGCCTCGACCTGGAGACGGGCGAGAGCACGGACATCCGCCTCTGCTACATCGCGGTTCCCGACCTGATCGTCACGCCGGCCAACCAGCGCTACACGGCCCTCGATGCAGGCGCGCGCTATCGTTTCGAGAGCCTGGAGAGCGGGTTCACCGCCGACCTGCCCGTGGACGAAGACGGCTTCGTCCTGGACTATCCCGGCCTGTTCAAGCGCCTGGGATGATCACGACGCCGCTACCGTGACATCCGGGCACAGGCGACCATACTGGCGCTCCGTTCCATTTTCGTTTAAGTCTTTGATATCACAGGTAGTTTTTAGTAATTCTAAACTAGAACAACAAATGATCGTCTGTTCCTGCAACATCCTCTCCGACGGTGATGTCAAAGCCTGCCTCAAGCCGGGACCGGAATGTCCGCGCACTCCGGCGCAGGTCTATCGGTGTCTCGGCTGCAGCCCCAATTGCGGGCGCTGCGCACGGACGATCCGTGCCATCATGGATCAGGCCCTGGCCGATGCGGGTGTGGAGCCGATCGCGGCCTGCACTCGCGGCTGCTGCCCGACCGTGCTCGAAAAGGCCGCCGCCGAGCCCACCCTTTGAACAAAAGGACTTTCACCCTAGTTGCTAAATCCTCTAAGGAAGGTTCCGGCGCGCCCAGTGCCGAGTGGACGAGAGGGTAGGATGAAGGGTGATCCCAGGGTAATCGAGTATCTCAATCGCGGCCTGCGCAGCGAGCTGACGGCGGTCAACCAGTATTGGCTGCATTACCGGCTCCTGGACGATTGGGGATACAAGGAGCTTGCGAAAGCCTGGCGCAAGGAATCCATCGAAGAGATGCACCATGCGGACCGCTTCATCGAGCGGATCATCTTCCTCGAGGGCTTCGCCAACCTGCAGGTGCTCGATCCCCTGCGCATCGGCCAGAACATCCAGGAGATCCTTGAATCCGACCTCGCGGCGGAATACGACGCGCGCAACCTCTACGGCGAGGCCGCCGCCTATTGCGACAGCATCGGCGACCGCGTCTCGAAGAACCTGTTCGAGGAGCTGATGGCCGACGAGGAAGGCCATATCGACTTCCTGGAAACCCAGCTGAACCTCGTCGAGCAGGTCGGCATTGAGCTCTACGCCCAGAAGCATATCGGCGGGGTCAAGGACGACGAGTGAGCGTTGGATCCGAGGCGCGAGCTCTCTCCGCGCAACGACGGAGCTGCAACCTCGATAGAAGAGACGGAGTGTCATTCCCAAGGGAATAACACTCTCCACGTCATGGCCGGGCTTGTCCCGGCCATCTCGATAAGGTGAGGCTCGACGCTTCAAGGGATCGGGATCACCGGCACAAGGCCGGTGATGACGTGAGAGGGGACTTCCGCGAGGATTTCACACTCGACCGAAAAGAGTCGACCGCCCGCCCCCTAAGGCGGGCTTTTTCTTGTCATGCCGGTTGAGCGAGCTTGCCCGGCTCCTCGATCGTGGCGATCGGCAGGGTGACGAGGCGCAATTCGGGGTCGTCGGGATCGATCCGGATCGTGAAGCCGAGATTGCGGCACATGTCGAGCATGGTGGAATTCTCGCGCAGCACCTGTCCCTCGATTTCGCGCAAACCCTCCACCTTCGCCCACTCGATCATCAGCCGCATCAGCTCCCAGCCCAGGCCGAGGCCCTTGAGGTCCGAGCGAAGGAGAATGCCGTATTCTCCGGTCTCGTGGTTGGCATCCGCGTGGAGACGGACCGCGCCCATCATCTCACCCGTACTCTCGTCGAAGGCGACGAACGCGATGGCACGGGCGTAATCGAGCTGCGTCAGGCGGGCGAGGAATGTGTGGCTGAAATCGCGGACCGGGGCGAAGAAGCGAAGGCGCAGGTCCTCCGGCGTGATCTGCTCGAAGAAGCGCCGGAACTCCGCCTCGTCCTCCGGCCGCACGGGCCTGACGAAAGCGCTCCGCCCATTCCGCAGCGCGATCGTGCGCTCCCATTCCTTGGGGTAAGGCCGCACGGCGAAGCGCGGATGGCCGCTGCCCTTCCGGGTTTCGGGCGCGACCGCCACCCGGGCGTCGACCGCGATCACGCCGGTATGATCGGCGAGCAGCGGGTTGATGTCGAGTTCGCGGATCTCGGGGATGTCGGCCGCCATCTGGGCGAGCTTCACCAGCGTCAGGGCAATCGCTCCCTCGTCGGCCGCCGGGACGTCCCTGTAGGCCTTCAGGCGTCGGGACACCCGGGTGCGGGCGATCAGGTCGTTGGCGAGCTTCAGGTCGAGCGGCGGCAGCGCCAGCGCCTTGTCGTTGATGACCTCAACGGCCGTGCCGCCGCGCCCGAACAGCACGACGGGGCCAAAGGAGGGATCGTCCGCTAGGCCCACGATGAGCTCGCGGGCCTTCGCCCGCCGCACCATGGGCTGGACGGTGACGCCGGTCACGTGCGCCTGCGGCTTCAGGCGGGCGGCGCGCTCGAAGATCTCGGCGGCCGCCTTGCGCACCGCCTCCTCGGTCGTCAGGTCGAGCTTCACGCCGCCGATATCCGATTTGTGGACGATATCGGGCGAGAGAACCTTGACCGCCACCGTGCCGCCCTCGGCGATGATGGGCCCGGCCGCCTCGGCCGCCTCGTCGGGCGTCGTCGCGAGGATGACCGGTGCGGTCGGGATGTCGTAGGCCCGCAGGAGCGCGTCGACCTCCAGCGGATCGAGCCAGCGGCGGTTCTGCGCCAGCACATGCTCGACGACGGCGCGGGCTGCCTCCGGATCCGGCTCGAAGTCATGGGGCAGGTTGTCCGGTGTCTCCATGAGCTGGTCCTGCGCCTCGCGATAGCGCACGAGCTGGATGAATCCGCGGACGGCATCGGCCTCGGTCGCGAAGTTCGGGATCCTCGCCTCATCGAACACACGGGCCGAGTCCGGATCCTCGCCGATCCAGGCGGCGAAGACCGGCTTCTGCCGATACCCCCGGGCGCGGTCGCGCCTGACCACATCCACCACGGCGGCGGCCACGTTGGAAGCTCCGGCAATGGCCGTCGGAACATTGAGGATGAGAATGGCATCGTTGTCCGGATCGGCGAGCAGCGCCTCGAGGGCGCCCGCATATCGGCCCGGCTCCGCATCACCGACAATGTCGATCGGGTTCCCCCGGGACCAGGTCGGCGGCAGGATCGCGTTGAGGGTTTCCCGCGTCCTGTCGGATAGGGTCGCGAGCGTGCCGCCCAGATCAATCAGCCGGTCGACGGCGAGAACCCCGATGCCACCACCATTGGTAAGAAGTGCCAGTCGGTTGCCAGGGAACGGCTTCTGCCGCCCGAGCGTCTCCGCCGCCGCGAAAAGCTGGTCGAGATCGAGCACACGCAGCAATCCGGCGCGGCGGAAGGCGGCGTCATAGACCGCGTCGGATCCGGCCAGCGCGCCGGTGTGGGTCGCCGCCGCCTTCGCCCCTTGCGCATGGCGCCCGGCCTTGATGACCACGACCGGCTTGACGCGCGCGGCTGCACGGGCGGCGGACATGAATTTCTGCGCGTTGTCGATGGACTCGATGTAGAGCAGGATCGCCCGGGTCCCGCTGTCGGCGGAGAAGAAATCCAGGCAATCGCTGAAGTCCACGTCGACCTTGTCGCCCAGGGATACGATGGCGGAAAACCCCACCTGCCGCTGCGCCGCCCATTCTACGAGGCCCGCCGCCACCGCGCCCGACTGGGACACGAGCGCCAGATCGCCGGGCTTGGCGCTGTGGGCCGCAAAGCTCGCATTCATCCTGGCGCGCGGAGCCAGCACGCCGATGCAGTTGGGTCCCACGATGCGCAGGCCATGGGCGCGGGCCGCAAGCCTGACCTGCTCGCCCAGCGAGCCCTCGCCGTAGCCCATGCCCGCCGTCGCCACGATGGCGGCGCTCACGCCGCCCTCCCCGGCCTCCTCGACCACGCCGAGCACCCGCTCGGGCGGCACGGCGACGACGACGAGATCGGGCACTTCGGGGAGCGCCGACAGGGAGGCGAAGCAGGGTCTCCCCTCGATCTCGACATGATGGGGATTGACGGCGAAGAGATCGCCCTGGAAGCCGCCCGCAATGAGGTTGCGCAGGAAGGTCAAGCCGAGAGATCCCGGACGGGGACTGGCGCCGACCACCGCGATGGAGCGGGGGTTGAAGAGCTTGTCGAGGCGATAGGTAGACATGGCGATCCTTCGTCCCGGGGCATTCACGTGACAACCTATTGCGGCCTCTCATAACCGCAATAGGGGTCGAGCCTATTGATCTATCTCAGCCCGGCTCCGCAGGATTCGCTAATGCCGCCTCTCAAAGGACTGGTCGCGTACCCACCGGTAATGGGCATCGGGCATTTGTTCCTCGTTGCCTGAACCGTCGGTCGTAGCGACCAGACGAAAGCCCTGCCGTTCGTAGAAGCGGCGAGCCTGCGCATTGTCCTGGAAGGTCCAGAGATTGAGCTCCGCTCGATCCTTGAGGACGGCGGAGAGTAGAGCCTGCCCGACACCGCGTCCGTGCCAAGCCGGATCGACATACAGATGGTCGAGCCAATCGAGCCTTGCTCCGGCAAATCCGATCAGCCGCTCCTCGGCATGGGCAAGCCAGACCTCCGACGTGGGAAAGACATGGTCGCGGAAAAAGGCCAGATCCTCCTCGGGCGTATGGAGATCCGGCAGGTAAGGCAGGCAGGTGCTGCGGACATGCCGGTTCAAGGCCGCGACAGCCGGCATATCCGAGAGAGCGGCACGGCGCAGGGCGAAGAGGGACACTATTCGGCCATCACCCGCGTCGGCGGGAAGATCACCTCGACGAGGGTTCCTTCGCTCGGCTGGCTGGCGATCTGAAGGGCACCCCGGTTCGCTTCGACGAGCGCCTTGGTGAGCGGCAAGCCGAGCCCGGTGCCGCCGCGTCTGCGCGACGTGGCGAGCTGGCGGAACGGCTCGAGAGCGGCCTCGACCTCCTCGGGCGTCATGCCGATGCCGGTATCGCGCACTCGGAAGGCCACTTCGCCCCGGTCGGTCATGGCGGTGGAGACGATGACCTGCCCGCCTGCATCCGTGAACTTGATGGCGTTGGACACGAGATTGAGCACGATCTGACGCATGGAGCGTTCGTCCGCCACCACAGGCGGAAGCTTGGGGGCGAAGCTCATGCGCATGACGATGCGGTCGCGCGCCGCCTGCGGCTGAAGCAGGGTTACGCAGG is a window of Microvirga lotononidis DNA encoding:
- a CDS encoding (Fe-S)-binding protein; translated protein: MSVLPPEGRPVKPRVGLFVTCLVDLMRPSVGFAAVKLLEEAGCAVDVPVQTCCGQPAYNSGDRGTTRDLAMQVIEAFHDYDYVVAPSGSCAGTLKAHYPELFEEDPNWRAKADALAAKTYELTSFLVDVLGVTRVEASFDGTVTYHDSCSGLRELGVKTQPRRLLSSVEGLTLVEMKDSDVCCGFGGTFAVKYSDISGAIVDAKARNIEEAHAPTLLAGDLGCLMNMAGKLTRDGKPIQVRHVAEVLAGMTDEPAIGVAKPAAAK
- a CDS encoding LutB/LldF family L-lactate oxidation iron-sulfur protein, whose translation is MTVHSTSPQFKQNAARALSDDQLQKALGNVKQGFIDKRKAAADKLPEFEALRDAARDIKNHTLEHLDLYLEAYEEKVKASGGHVHFARNADEARDIILTICREAGARTVTKGKSMISEEIGINHHLEANGIRPVETDLGEYIIQLRNELPSHIIAPAVHLNATQVEEDFRRVHTHLDAKRDLSEPVQLLTEARAVLRERFLAADVGITGANFLVAETGTSIIVTNEGNGDLTQILPKTHIVLASLEKLVPTLEDVSQLLRVLARSATGQEMSVYTTFSTGPRRSTDADGPENYHVVLIDNGRSSMLGTSFEEMLRCIRCGACMNHCPVYHAVGGHAYGWVYPGPMGAVLTPSLIGVDKAGHLPNASTFCGRCESVCPVRIPLPKLMRHWREREFERHLTPATVRSGLQFWGFFAKRPALYRFATRVAMGALSLAGRQRGRFSWLPMAKGWTKYRDFPAPQGETFQQRWKRERKGAAA
- a CDS encoding LutC/YkgG family protein; amino-acid sequence: MSARDDIFANIRRSLGVNGTEKIRHQIVADRLERSPKGVIPQRGQVSGEERIALFKTMVEISLATVTEVASPAEVPQSIALFLRNHNLPATLRMGDDPRLQAMPWSETALDIAHGPSGGRDLNAVSHAFGAIAESGTLAMVSGHENPSTLNFLPDNHIIVVSAKDIAGDYETVWNRVRFAYGKGAMPRTVNFITGPSRSGDIEQTLLLGAHGPRRLHVVVVRN
- a CDS encoding FAD-dependent oxidoreductase, which codes for MTSDTDCLDVAVVGGGWAGLGVSYYLAQAGLRHCVLERSRIGETWRTQRWDSFRLNTPNWASMMPGDQYDGPDPDGFMTRDAFVALLEDFAARNRLPVETLTPVADLSFHGGHERFRLETSRGPRWARNVVIASGNLNRPRRPKVAAGLPAGLLQLDASDYRNPASLPAGAVLVVGSAQCGGQIAEDLVQAGRRVFLATGRVGRGARRYRGYDIVFWFTRSGLFDVPRKDFVDSSGYIMGRPLLGAGRTLSLQSLSAQGVVLLGRLVGIEDGCLTFAGDLAENVRFGDEVSARVKRSIDAYIAANGIDAPAADDDPAETVAPSLPDPPILSLDPAEDGIAALIWCTGFEGDFEWVRVPGVLDARGQPAHEEGVTAQPGLYFAGLDFGSTRNSGTLLSLVKEAHQLVSHLLARH
- a CDS encoding ester cyclase, with protein sequence MSRTELSEIYQAYIDCLNAQDWPKLEQFVHDDVHYNDRLVGLSGYREMLERDFSEIPDLRFHIQRLVSDPPCIASRLSFDCTPKGTFLGLPVNGTRVSFTENVFYEFRGDRIRSVWSIIDRAAIEAALDIKNHRS
- a CDS encoding putative glycolipid-binding domain-containing protein — protein: MSIPTLIFRTIRWSAWGGCQAGMEHVDVRPADGGLAISGVVIAQEEETEFGLSYRLRLDALWRTKDVILRTTAGHVLHLESNGQGSWQENGKLRPDLQGCIDVDIRATPLTNTLPIRRLDLETGESTDIRLCYIAVPDLIVTPANQRYTALDAGARYRFESLESGFTADLPVDEDGFVLDYPGLFKRLG
- a CDS encoding (2Fe-2S)-binding protein — protein: MIVCSCNILSDGDVKACLKPGPECPRTPAQVYRCLGCSPNCGRCARTIRAIMDQALADAGVEPIAACTRGCCPTVLEKAAAEPTL
- the bfr gene encoding bacterioferritin, coding for MKGDPRVIEYLNRGLRSELTAVNQYWLHYRLLDDWGYKELAKAWRKESIEEMHHADRFIERIIFLEGFANLQVLDPLRIGQNIQEILESDLAAEYDARNLYGEAAAYCDSIGDRVSKNLFEELMADEEGHIDFLETQLNLVEQVGIELYAQKHIGGVKDDE
- a CDS encoding bifunctional acetate--CoA ligase family protein/GNAT family N-acetyltransferase, whose translation is MSTYRLDKLFNPRSIAVVGASPRPGSLGLTFLRNLIAGGFQGDLFAVNPHHVEIEGRPCFASLSALPEVPDLVVVAVPPERVLGVVEEAGEGGVSAAIVATAGMGYGEGSLGEQVRLAARAHGLRIVGPNCIGVLAPRARMNASFAAHSAKPGDLALVSQSGAVAAGLVEWAAQRQVGFSAIVSLGDKVDVDFSDCLDFFSADSGTRAILLYIESIDNAQKFMSAARAAARVKPVVVIKAGRHAQGAKAAATHTGALAGSDAVYDAAFRRAGLLRVLDLDQLFAAAETLGRQKPFPGNRLALLTNGGGIGVLAVDRLIDLGGTLATLSDRTRETLNAILPPTWSRGNPIDIVGDAEPGRYAGALEALLADPDNDAILILNVPTAIAGASNVAAAVVDVVRRDRARGYRQKPVFAAWIGEDPDSARVFDEARIPNFATEADAVRGFIQLVRYREAQDQLMETPDNLPHDFEPDPEAARAVVEHVLAQNRRWLDPLEVDALLRAYDIPTAPVILATTPDEAAEAAGPIIAEGGTVAVKVLSPDIVHKSDIGGVKLDLTTEEAVRKAAAEIFERAARLKPQAHVTGVTVQPMVRRAKARELIVGLADDPSFGPVVLFGRGGTAVEVINDKALALPPLDLKLANDLIARTRVSRRLKAYRDVPAADEGAIALTLVKLAQMAADIPEIRELDINPLLADHTGVIAVDARVAVAPETRKGSGHPRFAVRPYPKEWERTIALRNGRSAFVRPVRPEDEAEFRRFFEQITPEDLRLRFFAPVRDFSHTFLARLTQLDYARAIAFVAFDESTGEMMGAVRLHADANHETGEYGILLRSDLKGLGLGWELMRLMIEWAKVEGLREIEGQVLRENSTMLDMCRNLGFTIRIDPDDPELRLVTLPIATIEEPGKLAQPA
- a CDS encoding GNAT family N-acetyltransferase, whose translation is MSLFALRRAALSDMPAVAALNRHVRSTCLPYLPDLHTPEEDLAFFRDHVFPTSEVWLAHAEERLIGFAGARLDWLDHLYVDPAWHGRGVGQALLSAVLKDRAELNLWTFQDNAQARRFYERQGFRLVATTDGSGNEEQMPDAHYRWVRDQSFERRH